ATACGGATACAGGAATCATCTATCTAACGCTGTCCGCGTATATTTCAAAcacatttttttaaaaaaataggatgaaattcatgcaaacacaaTGGATTTCATACAAACCGGACAAAAATGTTTACATTTTGGACATATTTTTTTTACTAAAAACTCTACAGCCGGCGCCGGCGAATATCCACTCCGGCGACATGGAACCCTTGACTAGTCTACTGCCGGCCGCAGCGGATCTCCAATGTCGTCCCCATGTCCGGCAACTATGAGCCCtagaggtatatgcttcagcgcaaagagCGGCTCGCCTCCCTACCGCTCATCGGAGTGGAACAACCAGCTGATGCTTCTGCCGATGGAAAGGGTCCCTACGCTACACGGATTAGAGTTGGTTTTGGGCTGGGAACGGCGGTGGCCTGCCAGAGGGCAAGACACCGACTGTGTATGCTGGTGTCACCTGGTGTGGCATTCGTGGGACCCAAGCGGCAGCgcctcctcgatgatggcggcgagCGCGGACGTGTTGGACACCACCTCGTCGATGTCCATGCAGCCCGCTTCTTTCTCTGTAGGAAGGACGCGGTTACGCTCGCGTTGACATCGGATGACTCGGTCACATGCACGGGAGGGGCGGTACGACATGGCACCGCCAATGGCAGCCATGATGCCCGCGCTAGCGTGCTCCCTCCCAGTGCCGACCTAGAGCAACTTGCCACTCCTCTGCTCGTGACCGCTGGGCTTGACGGGCCACCTAGCCATTTTTTATGCCAGACAACTCTTCTTCCTGCTCGTCAGATGTCATGGATAAAACTGTTTAAGGAGGAAAATGATGAGTGGACGTGTGATGCGGTTCTTGCCCAACATCTGACATTGTTTAAATAGCGAGGGGACACCAGAGGAGCCAACTGGCGTTCTGTTTAATGCCAACCGGCTCGCGAACGAACATGTGGCTGGAGTAATTATCCTGGCACACACGCGGGTTTAATGGTGGAAGGTGGGCAGTCTGCAGGAATGAGGCGAGGATGTGTGCTTAGCCGGCGTGCAGCAGGCGGCGCCCTCGGCCGGCGTGCTGCTTCCATTGCGgaggcagtgagaggtcgcgtccgctctgcagcgcatgaatgcgggcagctggcgcagAGCGGGAACGCGTGcgggcgagggaggagggggtTTGGGCGGGTGGTCAGAAGAGGTCGTGGGTGTTGTCCGAACGCCTGCAAAGCCCCCCTCCATGTTTGTCTCCAGTTTGCGGGAGAAAGTACGTCCGAACCGTCTCCAATGGACCAATACAGGCCCGCATTGGATGGCACAACACGTCCGGACCATGTGGTCCGGATGGTTGTGGACAGTTTAATTGAgggtcggcgttggagatgccttAGAGTGTATGAATCCATTGTGTTTTTCTAATCATAAAAAAGCACTTACAATAAGTTATAAGGAAAGACACGTTTATATGTTAGGTTCAGACTCCAGCTTTCGTTTTACATATGCTTTATTCATCCGACTGATTCCAATAGAGTGAGCCTAGCGTTGTTTTTCTGGAAACTCGCGGGATAAGGAGACATGCATACACATTCTTTCAAGCAAATCACATCCATTCTTTTTAACTCATTTTTCTTCTTTTAATAATATAATAGATCATTTATATTTTTTATCTGAAACAGTTGACGTGTAATTTATATTGTAATCTGAGGATAATGTTTGGATTTTActttcaaatatatttgaaatgGCCATGATGGAATCACATCcatttattttattattatttgaATTTGATCCAAAAGATAAATAATGAGTAGAGGTCATGTCAACTTTTCTGAGAACTTTGCTAATCAAAATATAAATTGTATTTAAAAACATCTATTTTTTAGCACGCATGAAAAAGATAACACGTATCTTTTCACACATAATGAACGGTTGTCATAAGAACTCATGCCATGCCACAACCTCCCTCCGACCCTGCCAACATTGTTGCAGCTGCACTCGCAAGCCTTAGCGTAGATGATAATTTATACAATTTGCGTAAAACAAAATAAGATCTACAAATGAATAGAAGCTAGAACGTACATTGGCATGCACACACATTGCAAGCCATACTAAGCTGATAAGTGTTAATAACTTGTACAACATATACAACACTTAAGACAAGTAAAAGCAATTTGATGAGTCATGGTCTATCAAAGCCACATTACTAGTCTAATCCATCTTAACAGGTCACACATGATTAAAATCTTGTTTGTGTGCAAGTCAAGCTTATCTAGTTTACATGTAACAACTTGTAGAACATTACAAAATTTATGTTTGCTAATAACTTCTAGAACACTACAACACTTGACATGTAAAAGGAATTTGATGAGTCAGCGTACTAAAGCAAGTTATATTACTAGTCTTATCTACCTTAACAGGCCACACAAGATTACAAACCAAGTTCTGTGCCAGCCATGCTTATCTAGATTATGCGTAACAATTTGCAGAAAATTACAAACTTAGTTTCAGAAAAATAGGCAATCTAGATTAGTGTTTGAGCTGTAAAGTGAGTAAAATGAGTCATGCGTGTTATCACACCTTTTTGGTTGTGGAATGATAGTGCAACAACAAGGAACTTTAATGACCAGTTCAAGAATACACTTGTAAGTAGTGCCACCGAACACAACATACCAAATTATGATTTTGAGAAGCATCCAAGCACTTCCACACAAGCAAATGCCAATTGTGAAAGAGATCATGCCATGGCAGCTATAAATAGGCCCGTAGCATGATGATCATCCTTCCTCATCCATCATTCTCATAAGTAGAGCGCATCATTTAAGCCAAGCAAGCAGTGCTCAATACAAATCCACCATGAAGACCTTTCTCATCCTTGCCCTCCTTGCTATTGTAGCAACCACCGCCACAATTGCAGTTAGAGTTCCAGTGCCACAATTGCAGCCACAAAATCCATCTCAGCAACAACCACAAGAGCAAGTTCCATTGGTACAACAACAACAATTTCCAGGGCAGCAACAACCATTTCCACCACAACAGCCATATCCGCAGCCGCAACCATTTCCATCACAACAACCATATCTGCAGCTGCAACCATTTCCGCAGCCGCAACTACCATATCCGCAGCCGCAACTACCATATCCCCAGCCGCAACCATTTCGACCACAACAACCATATCCACAACCGCAACCACAGTATTCGCAACCACAACAACCAATttcgcagcagcagcagcaacaacaacaacaacaacaacaaaaacaacaacaacaacaacaacagatCCTTCAACAAATTTTGCAACAACAACTGATTCCATGCAGGGATGTTGTATTGCAACAACACAGCATAGCGCATGGAAGCTCACAAGTTTTGCAACAAAGTACTTACCAGCTGGTGCAACAATTGTGTTGTCAGCAGCTGTGGCAGATCCCCGAGCAGTCGCGGTGCCAAGCCATCCACAATGTTGTTCATGCTATTATTCTGCatcaacagcaacaacaacaacaacaacaacaacaacaacaacaaccgtTGAGCCAGGTCTCCTTCCAACAGCCTCAACAACAATATCCATCAGgccagggctccttccagccatCTCAGCAAAACCCACAGGCCCAGGGCTCTGTCCAGCCTCAACAACTGCCCCAGTTTGAGGAAATAAGGAACCTAGCGCTAGAGACGCTACCTGCAATGTGCAATGTCTATATCCCTCCATATTGCACCATTGCTCCAGTTGGCATCTTCGGTACTAACTGAGAATAGAAGAACTCTAGTAGTAGATATATGATACACCGTTTTCTTAGTCCATGGTTTGGTCGTTGTAGCGGTGAAAAAATAAAGTGACATGCACTATCATGTAAGAACCCGAACTATACTAGTTCAAACATGGGAATAAAAGACAAACACATGTCTTGTCTACATATGATTGTTTGTTTGAGTTCCACTCATGTGCCCACTCACAAGTTCACCCCTAATTATATATATTATGCATTAAGTAGATATTTATGTTGCATTAATCTAAAGATAACAAAATGAGTCTGAAATTTGAATTAAATTGAAGTATTTCCTTGGACTTTCAAATGGAGTATTATTAAAGTAGTAAGGACTATCCACATCCTTGGCTTGCCCTTGATCAATTATTTCCAGAGAAGCATTCAATTCATCAATCAATTACATTGATTTTTGTGGCTGATACTTCTCCTCAACATGAGTATATTCATCGCGGCTACTCCAAATAGGCATGAATGAGGTACCGGTGCTCTGGAGCACTGGTACCTAACTGCTTCTCATGTGAAGGGGTGGGGGTGCGGGAGAGGTGTTTTTGGTGGGCCAGGGGAGTAAGaagcggccgtggcagcggtccagACACCCACAAAGCCCCGTAGTTTGTTTTTGGTTTACAGGAAAATGCACATCCAGACCGGCCTGCGGGCCGATATAGGACCGTATTGAATGGCAAAACATGTCCGGATGGTCGCGAGCGGTTTAAGGGTTAGCTTTTGTAACGCCCGGTTAGTTATGCTATggtaattccctgctaatgatgtCACGTCAGCacgattactgttgttaacctcACAATGATTCAATcccattcaaattcaaatttaaaataaaggcaaacatcaaaagtttcaaacattaaaactaaaatctTCGAGAGGTGAAAAATAATGCataagtaattatggtggagaaaccacacttttataaaatgtttaaatactctaaaaataataaaacagtggcttaaactattatttaaatgcttttaaaatagTAAAAATGTTCTAACTAAATTAATTGGGTACCAAACTTTTGGTGGCAGTGGTATATTTAGTAGAACTAATTTAGATGCTAATAAAACATAAAAGGAAAGACAAAACAAATAAAAGTAAAAGGGGGCAACCCCTCGCTGGGCCTCGGCCAAGCTGGCCACTGGGCTAGCTAGGTTGGCCCAACCGCCTCCCTTAACCCCCCACTCCCCATCGAACCCTAGACCGATCGCCCCACTTCCCCACACCCCCTCGTCAGCCTCCCCACCTCTcgatcccatctggatcggggaggggaTCGCCCCCATCGACCCCGTCGCGGTCGCTGGATCGCCCACTCGCCCATCGCCCGCCGGCGTCGCCGGACCTCCTCCCCGTCGCACGTCTCCGGCTCTCCTCCCCTCTCGCTCCTCTTCCCcgacccgatctggatcgggaaggGCCAATGAGCCCAACGCCCCCCTCCATCGACGCTGTGCTCCAGCACCGCCGCCCGAAGACCTCGCCATCGCCGGACCTCGCGTcgcctcctcgtatccctccccGACTCGCCTCCTCAAGCCACGCCGACCCCCTTCTCGGCAACGCTGTGAGCCGCCTCCGTTTCCCTCCTTCTCTTTCCACCGTGTTCACCGCGCCGCCTGCCGTGCCCCTCGCCGCGCGCACgcccaccaccgcgccagcccccGGTCCGCGCCCTCTCCTGCACGCTTTTGCGCGCATGACCCTAGCCGCGCCCACGCCGTGATCCCCTTGTCCCGCCCGCCTTCGTCCCGCGCTCGCCGCGGCCCCCATGCTCCCCTGCGCCCTCTTTTGGGGTCGTCGGCTGCCCCTGTCCCGCAGCTCGCTGGCATGCGTCCCCGCCcgcgcctcgccaccgctctaCTGCTACGCTACTATTGCGCTGTGGCCGCCGCCGCTTCCCGCTGCTCTGCCAGCGCCAAAGGTCCCGGTTGGCCCTGCCGCTGCTCGCGTTT
The sequence above is a segment of the Aegilops tauschii subsp. strangulata cultivar AL8/78 chromosome 6, Aet v6.0, whole genome shotgun sequence genome. Coding sequences within it:
- the LOC120971008 gene encoding alpha/beta-gliadin MM1 is translated as MKTFLILALLAIVATTATIAVRVPVPQLQPQNPSQQQPQEQVPLVQQQQFPGQQQPFPPQQPYPQPQPFPSQQPYLQLQPFPQPQLPYPQPQLPYPQPQPFRPQQPYPQPQPQYSQPQQPISQQQQQQQQQQQQKQQQQQQQILQQILQQQLIPCRDVVLQQHSIAHGSSQVLQQSTYQLVQQLCCQQLWQIPEQSRCQAIHNVVHAIILHQQQQQQQQQQQQQQPLSQVSFQQPQQQYPSGQGSFQPSQQNPQAQGSVQPQQLPQFEEIRNLALETLPAMCNVYIPPYCTIAPVGIFGTN